The proteins below are encoded in one region of Girardinichthys multiradiatus isolate DD_20200921_A chromosome 19, DD_fGirMul_XY1, whole genome shotgun sequence:
- the c19h2orf50 gene encoding uncharacterized protein C2orf50 homolog → MDLKSVKQVSSAAYRFPEQPKDARPATSHLRTDRRTRDPGENADARNDAYWKNPAKQDQVWKDLVSKERRQALQWEKTWGFLLKFDTLGGPKEEKPLPNNISFFSGSFPKTSNQIYGSRQLTPLGRDMIGRDWLILWPGSQRCRKTSDLEMQPC, encoded by the exons ATGGACTTAAAGAGCGTCAAGCAGGTGTCATCAGCAGCTTATCGGTTCCCCGAGCAACCGAAGGACGCCAGGCCCGCAACGAGCCACTTAAGAACGGACCGCAGGACACGTGACCCAGGAGAGAATGCAGATGCGCGCAATGACGCATACTGGAAAAATCCTGCAAAACAGGACCAAGTGTGGAAAGATCTGGTGTCCAAAGAGAGGAGACAAGCCCTGCAATG GGAGAAGACCTGGGGCTTTCTTCTGAAATTTGATACACTG GGTGGGCCAAAGGAGGAGAAGCCTTTACCCAACAACATCTCATTCTTCTCTGGTAGCTTCCCCAAAACCTCCAATCAGATTTACGGCAGCAGACAGCTCACGCCTCTGGGGAGGGACATGATCGGACGGGACTGGTTGATTCTCTGGCCTGGAAGCCAGAGATGCAGGAAGACCTCAGACCTGGAGATGCAGCCATGTTAA